Proteins from one Flavobacterium branchiarum genomic window:
- a CDS encoding TonB-dependent receptor, whose amino-acid sequence MLNGYVFGKKNHSLSQSLKFVVFFICLFFLPSGVLAQNGTLSGVLKLDNGTPISFAAVAVKNTKHQMITDDEGKFEFRGLAHGHYEIEVSSIEITRKSIKVDFKGSGERILLIVEPSSSLGLKEVVINVKTEKKEVETKGFAVNVIDTQKMAMQSIQTNELLDRSAGVRIRQDGGLGSRIDYNINGLSGNAVKVFIDGIPASNFGSSYSLNSIPPALIDRIEVYKGVVPANLSEDALGGAINIILKKKTRNSLVTSYSLGSFNTHQWNIASNYRKENGLTVDASGFYNYSDNNYEVWGQSITFKDYTGKTTTNQRAKRFHDAYKSYGTKIEVGFTDVKWADRFMIGGILSKDYKEVQHGITMDNVYGDRHTRRNSSIATLTYSKNDFLTKGLSFKTDASYSYLKRQAIDTVGIMYDWSGKPIMYPDGTFVKYTSGAEVASAKTLGINTDKTLFVRTNLGYTLNSNNTIYANYMYNNFVRGISDELQPLGLQLLENTRDLQKNIVSFTYENLAFSQKLRTNVFYKHYFQKVTSNEPFRQDITPGIPNYEMRVFTKKSDFSGYGITLSYELNPNLYLLGSAEKAMRLPSANELFGNINDNLLAPAGELKPETSHNVNIGVNWSGLKFNSHSIRLNASLFYRDTKGMIRESIRAGSFTYSQFENLENVLSRGIDAELIYDYAKKFNLSLNISKFESLFNTRFDANGAPYLFYRMQIRNEPSFKFNINAVYYQDDLFAKKSKASIYYNISYVDEFLRNWANVGGKNLDYIPTQFSNSIGVAYTFPSNKFTISVDAKNIFDQQIFDNFGLQKPGRAFYAKLTYSLTSK is encoded by the coding sequence ATGTTAAATGGTTACGTGTTTGGTAAAAAGAATCATTCTTTATCGCAGTCTTTAAAATTTGTTGTATTTTTTATTTGCCTATTTTTTTTACCATCTGGAGTATTAGCACAAAATGGAACGCTTTCGGGAGTTTTAAAACTTGATAATGGCACGCCAATTAGTTTTGCTGCAGTTGCTGTTAAAAACACTAAACATCAGATGATTACGGATGATGAGGGTAAGTTTGAGTTTAGAGGTCTTGCACACGGACATTACGAAATTGAAGTTAGCTCTATCGAAATCACTAGAAAAAGTATTAAAGTTGACTTTAAAGGTAGTGGCGAAAGAATTTTATTAATTGTTGAGCCTTCATCAAGTTTAGGTTTAAAAGAAGTTGTAATTAATGTTAAGACTGAGAAAAAAGAGGTCGAGACTAAAGGGTTTGCTGTAAATGTAATTGATACTCAAAAGATGGCAATGCAGTCGATTCAGACCAATGAATTATTAGACCGATCGGCAGGGGTTCGTATTAGACAAGATGGAGGATTGGGATCTAGAATTGATTATAATATTAATGGTTTATCTGGTAATGCTGTAAAGGTTTTTATTGATGGTATTCCTGCTTCTAATTTTGGTTCTTCTTATTCTTTAAATAGTATTCCTCCAGCTTTAATTGACCGTATTGAAGTTTATAAAGGGGTTGTTCCTGCTAACCTTTCTGAGGACGCACTAGGTGGAGCAATCAATATTATCTTGAAGAAAAAAACTAGAAATTCATTGGTAACATCGTATTCTCTTGGCTCATTTAATACGCACCAATGGAATATCGCAAGTAACTATAGAAAAGAGAATGGTTTAACAGTTGATGCTTCGGGTTTTTATAATTATAGTGATAATAACTATGAAGTTTGGGGGCAGAGCATAACATTTAAAGATTATACGGGTAAAACGACTACGAACCAACGTGCAAAACGGTTTCATGATGCTTATAAATCATACGGAACTAAGATTGAAGTTGGTTTCACTGATGTAAAGTGGGCAGATCGATTTATGATTGGTGGTATTTTATCTAAAGATTATAAAGAGGTGCAACATGGTATTACAATGGATAATGTGTATGGAGATCGTCATACGAGACGTAATTCTAGTATAGCAACATTAACGTATAGTAAGAACGATTTCTTGACTAAAGGATTGTCATTCAAAACCGATGCTAGTTATTCTTATCTAAAAAGACAAGCAATAGATACTGTAGGTATTATGTATGACTGGTCAGGTAAACCAATTATGTATCCTGATGGCACTTTTGTAAAGTATACTAGTGGAGCTGAGGTTGCTAGCGCTAAAACTCTGGGGATTAATACCGATAAAACTTTGTTTGTTCGTACCAACTTAGGATATACGTTAAATAGCAATAACACGATATATGCCAATTATATGTATAATAATTTTGTACGTGGTATATCGGATGAATTACAACCTTTAGGATTGCAACTATTAGAGAATACTAGAGATTTACAAAAAAATATTGTTTCGTTTACCTATGAGAATTTAGCTTTTTCTCAAAAACTGAGAACGAATGTTTTTTATAAGCATTATTTTCAAAAGGTTACTTCAAATGAGCCTTTTAGACAAGATATTACTCCGGGTATTCCTAATTACGAGATGAGAGTATTTACTAAAAAATCTGATTTTAGTGGCTACGGGATTACATTATCGTATGAGTTAAACCCTAATTTATATTTGTTAGGATCTGCTGAGAAAGCTATGCGTTTGCCAAGTGCTAACGAATTGTTTGGTAATATTAATGACAATTTACTTGCTCCAGCTGGTGAACTAAAACCTGAAACAAGTCACAATGTTAATATTGGTGTAAACTGGTCGGGATTAAAATTTAATAGTCATTCTATTAGGTTAAATGCCTCTCTATTTTATAGAGATACAAAGGGGATGATTAGAGAATCTATACGAGCTGGTAGCTTTACGTATTCGCAATTTGAAAACCTAGAGAATGTATTGTCTCGTGGGATAGATGCTGAGTTAATTTATGATTATGCTAAGAAGTTTAATCTTTCTCTTAATATATCAAAATTTGAGTCTTTGTTTAATACTCGTTTTGATGCCAATGGAGCTCCATACTTGTTTTATCGTATGCAAATAAGAAACGAACCTTCGTTTAAATTCAATATCAATGCTGTCTATTATCAGGATGATTTATTTGCAAAAAAATCAAAGGCTTCGATCTATTATAATATTAGCTATGTGGATGAATTTCTTAGAAACTGGGCCAATGTTGGTGGAAAGAACTTAGACTATATTCCGACACAATTTTCTAATAGCATAGGGGTTGCCTATACTTTTCCATCTAATAAATTCACAATTAGTGTGGATGCAAAAAACATATTCGATCAACAGATATTTGACAATTTTGGTCTGCAAAAACCAGGTCGTGCATTTTATGCCAAACTTACATATTCATTAACTTCAAAATAA